In Bacillus sp. SB49, a single window of DNA contains:
- a CDS encoding Cof-type HAD-IIB family hydrolase, giving the protein MDMIAIDLDGTLLNSSSQISEENVRAIKEAQEKGVEVVIATGRAEFDVRELFRETGLRTWVIGANGATIHDPEGRLFHATPMLTEDVRDVLPWLEANGFYYEACSDEWIWTQQEGRSLLQVEIDRIKSANPDVHIGELEHAIEKQFGQNGFRFIKDHRDIVASDAPVYNILAFSFDDAKRSLGKERYRGKPTMTLVSSADHNFELEHKDASKGLALQKLASHLGLSMEKTAAVGDSPNDLSMMKMAGHCAAMGNAKDLIIETGDFTTKTNEEHGVAHAIAHWLS; this is encoded by the coding sequence ATGGACATGATCGCTATTGATTTAGACGGAACGTTGTTGAACAGCAGCAGTCAGATAAGTGAAGAAAATGTCCGCGCCATCAAAGAGGCGCAGGAAAAGGGTGTAGAAGTAGTGATCGCGACAGGGAGAGCGGAGTTCGATGTTCGGGAGCTGTTTAGAGAAACAGGGCTTCGGACATGGGTGATCGGTGCAAACGGTGCAACGATCCATGATCCGGAAGGCAGACTCTTTCATGCCACGCCGATGCTGACGGAGGATGTACGTGACGTTCTTCCTTGGTTGGAAGCGAACGGCTTCTATTATGAAGCGTGCAGCGATGAATGGATTTGGACACAACAGGAAGGACGAAGCCTGCTGCAAGTCGAAATCGACCGGATCAAAAGCGCAAATCCGGACGTGCACATCGGTGAACTCGAGCATGCCATAGAGAAACAATTCGGTCAGAACGGCTTCCGCTTCATCAAAGACCACCGGGACATTGTCGCTTCGGATGCTCCGGTCTACAACATCCTCGCCTTCTCTTTCGACGATGCCAAACGCAGCCTCGGGAAAGAACGCTACCGGGGAAAACCGACCATGACCCTTGTCAGTTCGGCCGATCATAACTTCGAACTGGAGCACAAGGATGCATCGAAAGGGCTCGCCTTACAAAAGCTTGCCTCCCATCTCGGCTTATCTATGGAAAAGACAGCGGCGGTCGGCGACAGTCCGAATGACTTATCGATGATGAAAATGGCCGGTCACTGTGCCGCTATGGGGAACGCGAAGGACCTCATTATAGAAACGGGAGATTTCACAACGAAGACCAATGAGGAGCACGGCGTCGCACACGCCATCGCCCACTGGTTATCCTGA